Proteins co-encoded in one Opitutus terrae PB90-1 genomic window:
- the galK gene encoding galactokinase: protein MKQLRPQLVREFTALYGRPPVAVTRAPGRVEFIGNHTDYNGGTVLGAAIARGVAVAIAPRADGRRRFADLRDRRVLSLPGGKPKKQTGARSWLNYPLGVIAAFTKFGLKAPAGFDYLITSDLPIGAGLSSSAALELSSALAFLELTGQKAPREDVVKIGRHAENHFVGVPCGILDQGVSGFGQKDRLVWIDCRGPKFATVPMPAGAQFWIFNTHTKHALVDGLYAARHKACMAAAKALGVTLLADATLAQLNAAREKLKPDVFKRAQHVIEEIARVAATVKALKKKDLTAVGRLLTASHRSSQMLFENSTPELDFLVDELVETSHVYGARLTGGGFGGAVMALTSAEFGAAQARKVAARYAKQFGAKPDVLHTETGDGATVLRA from the coding sequence GTGAAGCAACTCCGCCCGCAACTGGTCCGCGAATTCACCGCCCTCTACGGCCGGCCGCCCGTGGCGGTGACGCGCGCCCCCGGTCGCGTGGAGTTCATCGGCAATCACACCGACTACAACGGCGGCACGGTCCTGGGCGCGGCGATCGCGCGCGGCGTGGCTGTGGCCATAGCGCCTCGTGCCGACGGGCGCCGCCGATTCGCTGATTTGCGCGACCGGCGCGTGCTTTCTCTTCCCGGCGGCAAACCGAAAAAGCAGACCGGCGCGCGCAGCTGGTTGAATTATCCGCTCGGCGTGATCGCGGCGTTCACGAAGTTTGGGCTGAAAGCGCCCGCGGGATTCGATTATCTCATCACCTCGGACCTGCCCATCGGCGCCGGGCTGAGCAGCAGTGCGGCGCTCGAGCTGTCCTCCGCGCTCGCCTTCCTCGAACTCACCGGCCAGAAGGCTCCGCGCGAAGACGTAGTGAAGATCGGACGGCATGCGGAGAACCATTTTGTGGGCGTGCCGTGTGGCATTCTCGACCAGGGCGTGTCGGGGTTCGGCCAGAAAGACCGACTCGTGTGGATCGATTGCCGCGGCCCGAAATTCGCGACCGTGCCGATGCCGGCCGGCGCGCAGTTCTGGATTTTCAACACGCACACCAAGCACGCGCTCGTCGATGGCCTGTATGCGGCGCGGCACAAAGCGTGCATGGCGGCCGCAAAGGCGCTCGGTGTGACGCTGCTGGCCGACGCAACGCTGGCGCAGCTCAACGCCGCCCGCGAGAAACTGAAGCCCGATGTGTTCAAGCGGGCGCAGCACGTGATCGAGGAGATCGCGCGCGTGGCGGCGACGGTGAAGGCGCTGAAAAAGAAGGATCTCACCGCTGTCGGCCGGTTGCTCACGGCATCGCACCGCAGCTCGCAGATGCTGTTCGAGAACAGCACGCCGGAGCTGGACTTCCTCGTCGACGAACTCGTCGAGACGTCGCACGTCTACGGTGCGAGACTGACGGGCGGGGGTTTCGGCGGCGCGGTGATGGCGCTGACGTCGGCGGAATTTGGCGCGGCGCAGGCCCGCAAGGTGGCGGCGCGTTACGCCAAGCAGTTTGGGGCCAAGCCGGACGTGCTGCACACCGAGACCGGCGACGGTGCGACGGTGCTGCGCGCGTAG
- a CDS encoding HU family DNA-binding protein — MNKAELVDEVRKLLGAETSTAAAERAVDAVLAAVTRGLHRDKEVQLVGFGAFAVATRAARRGFNPHTQQPMKIRAMKTIRFKAGQALRAVA, encoded by the coding sequence ATGAACAAAGCCGAACTGGTTGATGAAGTGCGCAAGCTGCTCGGGGCCGAGACGTCCACGGCCGCGGCGGAACGAGCGGTCGATGCGGTGCTCGCGGCGGTTACGCGGGGATTGCACCGGGACAAGGAAGTGCAGCTCGTCGGGTTCGGCGCCTTCGCGGTGGCAACGCGGGCGGCGCGCCGTGGTTTTAATCCGCATACGCAGCAGCCGATGAAAATCCGCGCGATGAAAACGATCCGGTTCAAGGCCGGCCAGGCGCTGCGGGCCGTCGCCTGA
- a CDS encoding YgfZ/GcvT domain-containing protein, which produces MNTDFSPKDTRAGNGAFHRWKPAAWLRVSGPDAFTFLQGQFTNDLRAIAAGPVYGLWLNQKARVLADSFVFRTAEDEFWVGSYFAAARTISERLEAYIIADDVTVEDRTASWVGLTVSGSEVGENVSRTLRERRFEFAGRRGIDQAREWFLPIEEAERVNERLGGAVELNAAEMERRRVGARIPAVPTDIGPGELPNEGGLEAVAISYTKGCYLGQEVIARLRSMGQVRRRLFLVRGTDAMPARPAPLFQGERQLGELRSAIANENGEGFRGLALLTLLNLQPEVPLVFAPGAAAENGCVIDPT; this is translated from the coding sequence GTGAACACAGATTTTAGCCCAAAAGATACCCGAGCCGGGAACGGCGCTTTTCATCGCTGGAAGCCGGCTGCGTGGCTGCGCGTGAGCGGCCCGGACGCGTTTACGTTTCTCCAAGGTCAGTTTACCAACGACTTGCGGGCGATAGCGGCAGGACCGGTGTATGGACTCTGGCTGAACCAGAAGGCGCGCGTGCTGGCGGACAGCTTCGTTTTCCGGACGGCGGAGGACGAGTTTTGGGTCGGGAGCTACTTCGCGGCGGCGCGAACGATCAGCGAGCGGCTCGAGGCCTATATCATCGCTGACGACGTGACGGTCGAGGATCGGACCGCGTCGTGGGTCGGGCTTACGGTCTCCGGAAGCGAGGTTGGCGAGAACGTCAGCCGCACGCTGAGAGAGCGGCGATTTGAATTCGCGGGGCGGCGTGGCATCGACCAGGCACGCGAATGGTTCCTGCCGATCGAAGAGGCGGAGCGGGTCAACGAAAGGCTGGGCGGCGCAGTTGAGTTGAACGCGGCAGAAATGGAACGGCGCCGGGTCGGCGCGCGCATTCCCGCCGTGCCGACGGATATTGGCCCGGGAGAGTTGCCTAACGAAGGCGGGCTCGAAGCGGTCGCCATTTCCTACACCAAAGGCTGCTACCTGGGCCAGGAAGTCATCGCCCGGTTGAGATCGATGGGGCAGGTGCGGCGGCGGCTTTTTCTCGTGCGCGGGACCGACGCGATGCCCGCGCGGCCGGCGCCGCTCTTTCAAGGCGAGCGGCAACTCGGCGAACTGCGAAGCGCGATCGCGAACGAAAACGGCGAGGGATTCCGGGGACTCGCGCTGCTCACGTTGCTGAATCTGCAGCCGGAGGTCCCGCTGGTGTTCGCGCCGGGCGCGGCAGCGGAAAACGGCTGCGTGATCGATCCGACATGA
- a CDS encoding 3-deoxy-7-phosphoheptulonate synthase, with protein sequence MQRTSDINIIETRALPSPAALLAELPKTETQADFVTRARHEINQLIFTADKRFLFVVGPCSIHDLDAGREYARRLAALARQVADRVTIAMRVYFEKPRTTVGWKGLIMDPHLDGSHDIAAGLRLARAFLRDVLDLGLPTATELLDPITPQYIADLVCWSAIGARTTESQTHRQMASGLSMPLGFKNGTDGSIGSAINAIRAAAQPQTFLGINVEGAASALVTRGNPHCHIVLRGGSAGPNYAPEHIARTEQLLAKAGLPKSILVDCSHDNSAKQPERQPEVLRAVLAQIVAGNTSLMGAMIESNLAAGNQPFPQPKDQLRYGVSITDGCIDWSATEALVHEIHAALAPRFA encoded by the coding sequence ATGCAGCGAACCTCGGACATCAACATCATCGAGACACGCGCCTTGCCCTCGCCGGCCGCGCTGCTCGCCGAGTTGCCCAAAACCGAAACGCAGGCCGATTTCGTCACCCGCGCCCGACACGAGATCAACCAGCTGATCTTCACCGCCGACAAACGGTTCCTCTTCGTCGTCGGCCCATGCTCGATCCACGATCTGGACGCCGGCCGGGAGTATGCCCGCCGGCTCGCCGCCCTCGCCCGCCAAGTCGCCGACCGCGTCACGATCGCCATGCGGGTCTATTTCGAAAAACCCCGCACCACCGTCGGCTGGAAGGGGTTGATCATGGACCCGCACCTCGACGGTTCCCACGACATCGCCGCCGGACTCCGACTCGCGCGCGCGTTCCTGCGTGACGTGTTGGACCTCGGCCTGCCGACCGCCACGGAACTGCTCGATCCGATCACGCCTCAATACATTGCCGACTTGGTCTGCTGGTCCGCGATCGGCGCGCGCACGACCGAATCGCAGACGCATCGGCAAATGGCCTCGGGCCTTTCGATGCCGCTCGGGTTCAAGAATGGCACCGACGGCTCGATCGGCAGCGCGATCAACGCCATCCGGGCCGCGGCCCAGCCCCAGACCTTCCTCGGCATCAACGTCGAGGGTGCCGCATCCGCGCTCGTCACCCGCGGCAATCCACATTGTCACATCGTCTTGCGCGGCGGCTCAGCGGGGCCGAACTACGCGCCGGAGCACATCGCCCGCACGGAACAGCTGCTCGCGAAGGCCGGACTGCCCAAATCCATTCTCGTCGATTGTTCGCACGACAACTCAGCCAAGCAGCCCGAGCGGCAGCCGGAGGTGCTGCGCGCCGTGCTCGCCCAGATCGTGGCTGGCAACACGTCGCTCATGGGTGCGATGATCGAAAGCAATCTTGCCGCGGGCAACCAGCCGTTCCCGCAGCCCAAGGATCAGCTGCGCTACGGCGTCTCGATTACCGACGGCTGCATCGATTGGTCCGCCACCGAGGCACTCGTCCACGAGATCCACGCCGCGCTCGCGCCGCGTTTCGCCTGA
- a CDS encoding efflux RND transporter permease subunit, translated as MKITNLTVRNSQFTLIVFVCLIALGVTSFRSIPRMEDPAMRVPSFSVVAIYPGANATDIEQLVARPLEDALKELDDIDKLRATVKDGFAYLTLDFTWGTDPEEKYDEVLRQVNVERPKLPSGVVEVDVRKWQTTNVAMMQVALVSPDASYARLQDLADALRKRFERVDGVRQARRHAFPEKQVRVSLDIDRLTQLRIPLGQIVNALQGANVSIAGGSVEAGDRRFNIKTSGNYADLDEVRMTPIAGDAGAVVYLKDVADVRWTTEDLETFGRYNGERAVFVTVRPRAQQNLSVLSQALRTEVEAFRSSLAGDVRLEIGWDQSQNVERRLGRLQEDFLFAFALVLLTVLPLGLRASVLVMLSIPLSLAMGVAALYFTGFSLNQLSIVGFVIALGLLVDDSIVVVENIARFRRMGTPPIEAAVRATEQIAVAVAGTTATLLFAFLPLLMLPGGPGQYIRSLPVAVVYTVLASMVVALTIIPLLASLTLRGNEKPEGNLLLRLLHRGIESGYRPVLHWCMQHRGITLGAAALLIVGSLALVPRIGFSLFPKAGLPQFLVQIEMEEGASVAATDAVARRVEALLAQRPEVANYFTTVGDSNPQIYYNEVPQAAKASVAELFVSLKVANSESNPRFFDELRSEVAKLPGAQIVVKELENGPPIEAPIAVRVFAENIDQIAELAANVERVLRGIPGTHSITNPVRIRRTDLRLVIDKPKAALLGVPEIEIDRAVRLAFGGLDVSRFREADGDEYDIQLALPRGERATLENWGRIQVQSRSGAYLPLAQLARLQFESAPPVIQRFNRERSATVTALVADGFNVDQLTRRTGRELERLSWPTGTRWEFGGEVESRSESFGGLGSAVVIAAFGILAILVLEFRSFRGTAIVASVIPLGVIGGLLALWLTGYSLSFTAAIGFVALIGIETKNSILLVDFTNQLRAQGVGLKEAIERAGEIRFLPVVLTTLTALGALAPLALQRSGLYSPLAIVIMGGLISSLLLSRLVTPVLYSLMPPPNGESHRTAEKA; from the coding sequence ATGAAAATCACCAACCTCACGGTGCGGAACTCGCAGTTCACGTTGATCGTGTTCGTCTGCCTGATCGCGCTCGGCGTGACGTCGTTCCGCTCGATCCCGCGGATGGAAGATCCGGCGATGAGAGTGCCGTCGTTCAGCGTGGTGGCGATTTACCCCGGTGCGAATGCCACGGACATCGAGCAATTGGTCGCGCGTCCGCTGGAGGACGCGCTGAAGGAACTCGACGACATCGACAAGCTGCGCGCGACGGTGAAGGACGGGTTCGCCTATCTCACGCTGGATTTCACGTGGGGCACGGATCCGGAGGAAAAATACGACGAGGTGCTGCGACAGGTGAACGTCGAGCGACCGAAGTTGCCCTCGGGGGTCGTGGAGGTCGACGTGCGAAAATGGCAGACGACGAACGTCGCGATGATGCAGGTCGCGCTCGTCTCGCCGGACGCGAGCTACGCACGGCTGCAGGATCTCGCGGACGCGCTGCGGAAACGTTTCGAGCGCGTTGACGGCGTGCGTCAGGCCCGGCGGCACGCGTTTCCCGAAAAGCAGGTGCGCGTCTCGCTGGACATCGACCGGCTCACGCAGCTGCGAATTCCGCTCGGTCAGATCGTCAACGCGCTGCAGGGGGCCAACGTCTCGATTGCGGGTGGCTCGGTGGAAGCCGGTGATCGCCGCTTCAACATCAAGACGAGCGGCAACTACGCGGATCTCGACGAAGTGCGTATGACGCCGATCGCGGGCGACGCGGGAGCGGTGGTGTATCTGAAGGACGTCGCTGACGTGCGTTGGACGACCGAGGATCTCGAGACCTTCGGCCGCTACAACGGCGAGCGGGCGGTGTTCGTCACCGTGCGGCCGCGCGCGCAGCAGAACCTTTCGGTGCTGAGCCAGGCGTTGCGCACCGAGGTGGAGGCGTTTCGCTCCTCACTGGCCGGCGACGTACGGCTGGAGATTGGCTGGGACCAGTCGCAAAACGTGGAGCGCCGGCTCGGCCGGCTGCAGGAGGATTTTCTCTTCGCGTTCGCGCTGGTGCTGCTGACCGTGCTGCCGCTGGGGTTGCGCGCGTCGGTGCTGGTGATGCTGTCGATCCCGCTGTCGCTGGCGATGGGGGTGGCCGCGCTGTATTTCACCGGGTTCAGCCTGAACCAGCTCAGCATCGTCGGCTTCGTAATCGCGCTCGGGCTGCTGGTGGACGACTCGATCGTGGTGGTGGAAAATATTGCGCGGTTCCGGCGGATGGGCACGCCGCCGATCGAGGCGGCGGTGCGGGCGACCGAGCAGATCGCGGTGGCGGTGGCGGGCACGACGGCGACTCTGCTGTTCGCATTTTTGCCTTTGCTGATGCTGCCGGGCGGTCCGGGCCAATACATCCGCAGTCTGCCGGTGGCCGTCGTCTACACCGTGCTCGCCTCGATGGTCGTGGCACTGACAATCATCCCATTGCTCGCGAGCCTGACGCTGCGCGGGAACGAGAAACCGGAAGGCAACCTCCTGCTGCGGCTGCTGCACCGCGGCATCGAGTCGGGCTACCGGCCGGTGTTGCATTGGTGCATGCAGCACCGGGGCATCACGCTGGGCGCGGCTGCGCTGCTGATCGTCGGCAGCCTCGCGTTGGTGCCGCGGATCGGGTTCTCGCTTTTCCCCAAGGCCGGGTTGCCGCAGTTCCTGGTGCAGATCGAGATGGAAGAGGGGGCGAGCGTGGCGGCGACGGACGCGGTGGCGCGGCGGGTCGAGGCGCTGCTTGCGCAGCGGCCGGAGGTGGCGAATTACTTCACCACGGTTGGCGACAGCAATCCCCAGATTTACTACAACGAAGTTCCGCAGGCGGCGAAGGCGAGCGTGGCCGAGTTGTTCGTTTCGTTGAAGGTGGCGAACTCGGAATCGAATCCGCGGTTTTTCGACGAGCTGCGGTCCGAAGTGGCGAAGCTTCCCGGCGCGCAGATTGTGGTGAAGGAGCTTGAAAACGGTCCGCCGATCGAGGCGCCGATCGCCGTGCGCGTTTTTGCCGAGAACATCGACCAGATCGCGGAACTGGCGGCGAACGTCGAACGTGTGCTGCGCGGAATTCCCGGCACGCACTCCATCACGAATCCCGTCCGGATCCGGCGGACGGATCTGCGACTCGTCATCGACAAGCCGAAGGCGGCGCTGCTCGGCGTGCCGGAGATCGAGATTGATCGCGCGGTCCGGCTGGCGTTCGGCGGGTTGGATGTGAGCCGGTTTCGTGAGGCGGATGGCGACGAATACGACATTCAGCTGGCGCTGCCGCGCGGCGAGCGCGCGACGCTCGAAAACTGGGGCCGGATCCAAGTGCAGTCACGAAGTGGCGCGTATCTGCCGCTCGCGCAGCTGGCGCGACTGCAGTTCGAATCGGCGCCGCCCGTGATCCAGCGATTCAACCGGGAGCGTTCCGCCACCGTGACGGCGTTGGTGGCGGACGGATTCAACGTGGATCAGCTCACGCGTCGGACCGGTCGGGAGCTGGAGCGGCTGAGCTGGCCGACGGGCACGCGCTGGGAGTTTGGCGGCGAAGTCGAGAGCCGCAGCGAAAGTTTTGGCGGACTCGGCAGCGCAGTGGTGATCGCGGCGTTCGGCATTCTCGCGATCCTGGTGCTCGAGTTCCGCAGCTTCCGCGGCACGGCCATCGTCGCGTCGGTTATTCCGCTGGGGGTGATCGGCGGGCTGCTGGCGCTGTGGCTCACCGGCTACTCGCTGTCGTTCACGGCGGCAATCGGGTTTGTGGCGCTGATCGGGATCGAGACGAAGAACTCGATCCTGCTCGTCGATTTCACGAACCAGCTCCGGGCGCAGGGCGTGGGGTTGAAGGAGGCGATCGAGCGCGCGGGCGAAATCCGCTTCCTGCCGGTCGTGCTGACGACGCTCACGGCGTTGGGCGCGCTGGCGCCGCTGGCGTTGCAGCGGTCGGGGCTCTACTCGCCTTTGGCGATCGTGATCATGGGCGGGCTGATCAGCTCGCTGCTGTTGTCGCGACTCGTGACGCCGGTGCTGTATTCGCTCATGCCGCCGCCGAACGGGGAATCACACCGAACGGCAGAGAAGGCGTAA
- a CDS encoding efflux RND transporter periplasmic adaptor subunit: MKTLESLQRLRLRARLRHGAPLGVLCAGLLAVAGCGRAPDAAKPEPPPMVVALAPVEYSDAAVPVRVPGVLSRQEEPELAFKIGGVVEEVLVRTGEAVKKDQVLARLRLDEIEAQLTQARSALAKAERDFARVERLQANAVATLEDLQDARTGVDVAAAQMRIAEFNRRYAVITAPADGQILRRLVEPNEIVAPGKAVLGFAADDSGWLVRAGVADADLARLQPGDRAEVTLSHAAEMTLPGAITRIAGAANSSTRTTEVEILLAQPPTAARSGVAVAVTLWPRPVTPRPVVPASVLIEGEGGVASVFVVRSGQDVALRQKVEVEALDGAKAYLRTALSPDLRLVVRGGEYLRDGSRVAEAPK, translated from the coding sequence ATGAAAACATTGGAATCTCTTCAGCGCCTGCGCTTGCGAGCTCGGCTCCGCCACGGCGCGCCGCTTGGCGTGCTGTGCGCCGGCTTGCTGGCGGTCGCCGGTTGCGGTCGGGCGCCAGATGCAGCGAAACCGGAGCCGCCGCCGATGGTGGTGGCGCTGGCGCCGGTCGAGTATTCCGACGCCGCGGTGCCCGTGCGCGTACCCGGTGTGCTTTCGCGACAGGAGGAACCCGAGCTTGCCTTCAAAATCGGCGGCGTGGTGGAGGAGGTGCTCGTGCGCACCGGCGAAGCGGTGAAGAAGGATCAAGTGCTCGCGCGGCTTCGGCTCGACGAAATCGAGGCGCAGCTCACGCAGGCGCGTAGCGCGCTGGCGAAGGCGGAACGCGACTTCGCCCGCGTCGAGCGACTGCAGGCCAACGCGGTCGCGACGCTCGAGGATCTGCAGGACGCGCGAACCGGAGTGGATGTGGCGGCAGCACAGATGCGGATCGCGGAATTTAATCGGCGGTACGCCGTGATCACTGCGCCGGCGGACGGGCAGATCCTGCGTCGGCTGGTCGAGCCCAACGAAATCGTGGCGCCGGGTAAGGCCGTGCTCGGATTCGCCGCGGACGACTCGGGTTGGCTCGTGCGCGCGGGTGTGGCGGACGCCGATCTCGCACGGTTGCAGCCCGGCGATCGCGCGGAGGTCACGCTCAGCCACGCCGCGGAGATGACGCTGCCCGGCGCGATCACGCGCATCGCGGGCGCGGCGAATTCCAGCACCCGCACGACCGAGGTGGAGATTCTCCTCGCGCAGCCGCCCACTGCAGCGCGGTCGGGCGTGGCCGTTGCCGTCACGCTTTGGCCGCGGCCCGTCACACCGCGGCCGGTCGTGCCGGCGTCGGTGTTGATCGAAGGCGAAGGTGGCGTGGCGAGTGTGTTTGTGGTGAGGTCCGGTCAAGACGTCGCGCTTCGGCAGAAGGTCGAGGTGGAAGCACTCGACGGCGCCAAGGCGTATCTGCGGACGGCGTTGTCACCCGATCTCCGACTCGTGGTGCGGGGCGGTGAATATCTGCGCGACGGCAGCCGGGTGGCGGAGGCGCCAAAGTGA
- a CDS encoding TolC family protein: MLLLLLCFLSGLPARAMDAWAAPVPTVAQRYVDEALRQNLALQAQALDLAEARARLAEVSGALQPRLDLVARYSMADGGRTIDIPVGDLLNGVYRTLNEYLLTQGRAPAFPQLENQAIPLLRAREQETKLRLVQPLYRPELTRGIAAARAAAESRDAQLAAYRRELRLAVLTAYHTYLQAETAVEILDSATAVTAEAVRTNRLLAEVDKVTEDRVLRAEADELAVRQQRVEAERDRNAARAYFNFLLNRPLATEIERASEAELQALVQTLTGAELPSLATDRREELLALQRRVQATEAAEQSAAAKLRPTLALAVEGGVQGTEYRTGGGNNFVQGSLVAEWNLWDGRQRRSELEQARITRRRAELEQDVVRQQLALQLQRAQDDYRAAWAAYQSAERRGAAATRAFEIVAQREREGMVAQLSFLDARNERTRADLNRAITQHRLFIAAAALDRAAALSPLP, translated from the coding sequence ATGCTGCTCCTACTGCTGTGTTTCCTTTCCGGCCTGCCCGCCCGGGCGATGGACGCCTGGGCGGCGCCGGTGCCGACCGTCGCGCAGCGTTACGTCGACGAGGCGCTGCGGCAAAACCTGGCGCTGCAGGCGCAGGCGCTCGACTTGGCCGAGGCACGGGCGCGGCTGGCGGAGGTGAGCGGTGCGTTGCAGCCCCGGCTCGACCTGGTGGCACGCTATTCGATGGCCGATGGCGGCCGGACGATCGACATCCCGGTGGGCGACCTGCTGAACGGGGTTTACCGCACGCTGAACGAATACCTGCTGACGCAGGGGCGGGCGCCGGCTTTTCCGCAGTTGGAAAATCAGGCAATTCCGCTCCTGCGGGCGCGGGAGCAGGAAACCAAGCTCCGGCTCGTGCAGCCGCTCTACCGGCCGGAGCTCACGCGCGGGATCGCCGCGGCACGCGCGGCGGCGGAGAGCCGCGACGCGCAGCTGGCCGCGTATCGGCGCGAGCTGCGGCTCGCCGTGCTCACGGCGTATCACACCTATCTACAGGCGGAGACCGCCGTCGAAATCCTCGACAGCGCCACCGCCGTAACCGCGGAAGCGGTGCGGACGAACCGGCTGCTCGCCGAGGTGGACAAGGTGACGGAGGATCGCGTGCTGCGTGCCGAAGCAGACGAACTGGCGGTGCGGCAGCAGCGGGTCGAGGCGGAGCGCGATCGCAACGCGGCGCGGGCGTATTTCAATTTCCTACTGAACCGTCCGCTCGCAACGGAGATCGAGCGCGCGAGCGAAGCGGAGTTGCAGGCGCTCGTGCAGACGCTGACCGGCGCCGAGCTTCCTTCGCTTGCGACCGATCGGCGAGAGGAACTCCTCGCACTGCAGCGGCGCGTGCAAGCGACCGAGGCCGCAGAACAGTCCGCCGCCGCCAAGCTGCGGCCCACGCTCGCCCTCGCGGTTGAAGGCGGGGTTCAAGGCACGGAGTATCGGACCGGCGGCGGCAACAATTTCGTCCAGGGCTCGCTGGTGGCCGAGTGGAACCTCTGGGACGGCCGGCAGCGGCGCAGCGAGCTGGAGCAGGCGCGGATCACCCGGCGCCGCGCGGAGCTGGAGCAAGACGTGGTCCGCCAGCAGCTCGCGTTGCAGCTGCAGCGGGCCCAGGACGACTACCGGGCGGCATGGGCGGCTTATCAGTCGGCCGAGCGTCGCGGTGCGGCAGCCACGCGGGCGTTCGAGATCGTGGCCCAGCGCGAACGCGAAGGCATGGTGGCGCAGCTGAGCTTCCTCGATGCCCGCAACGAACGCACCCGCGCGGACCTGAATCGCGCGATCACGCAGCATCGACTCTTCATCGCGGCCGCCGCCCTCGATCGCGCGGCCGCGCTCAGCCCATTGCCATGA
- a CDS encoding TetR/AcrR family transcriptional regulator, whose amino-acid sequence MTHPAAKKSPLQSRRDEEKEERRQQILDAAERVIRKRGWEATNFGEIAKTARLSRSLVYFYFPTRDDVFHAVCERGMEDLERRFRKAVDENPRGLDQLMAIGRAYHEFSEKEQLYFELLTVFQAREFVPDGQRPPEEQAHDHGWNCLKIVAESLARGLKDRSVRKSIGDPGASAVAIWAFTHGLIQIASQKEGMLQQYFGLSAQQALEHGFALLRTSLGTEK is encoded by the coding sequence ATGACGCACCCCGCGGCCAAAAAGTCCCCCCTGCAATCGCGGCGGGACGAGGAGAAGGAGGAGCGCCGGCAGCAGATCCTCGATGCCGCCGAACGCGTGATCCGGAAGCGCGGCTGGGAGGCGACCAACTTCGGGGAAATTGCAAAAACCGCGCGGCTGAGCCGGTCGCTGGTCTACTTCTACTTCCCCACGCGGGACGACGTGTTTCATGCGGTTTGCGAGCGCGGCATGGAGGATCTGGAGCGGCGATTCCGCAAAGCCGTCGACGAGAATCCCCGCGGTCTGGATCAGCTGATGGCGATCGGCCGCGCGTACCACGAGTTCTCGGAAAAGGAACAACTCTACTTCGAGTTGCTCACCGTGTTTCAGGCGCGGGAGTTCGTGCCCGACGGGCAGCGCCCACCGGAGGAGCAGGCGCACGATCACGGCTGGAACTGCCTGAAGATCGTCGCCGAATCGCTCGCGCGTGGGCTGAAGGACCGCTCGGTGCGCAAATCCATCGGCGATCCCGGCGCATCGGCCGTCGCCATCTGGGCGTTCACGCACGGGCTGATCCAGATCGCCTCGCAGAAGGAAGGCATGCTGCAGCAGTACTTCGGGCTGTCGGCGCAACAGGCGCTGGAGCACGGGTTCGCGCTGCTGCGCACTTCGCTGGGGACGGAAAAATAG
- a CDS encoding malate dehydrogenase, with product MKPPIRVAVTGAAGQIGYALLFRIASGAMFGADQPVILQLIEAPFEKAMKALEGVAMELDDCAFPLLKGIVQTDKPEVGFKDANWCLLIGAKPRGPGMERADLLKDNGKIFIGQGQIIDAVAAADARVAVVGNPANTNCMIAASQAKRLPAERFTAMVRLDQNRAQTQLAKKAGVDLTAVKDIFIYGNHSPSMFPSFAHATINGKPATSVITDTAWLQGPFCETVGKRGAAIIAARGASSAASAANALVDHVRSLVTPGAVHSIAVKSNGAYGFDANVWAGMPVRTTTPGSYEVITGYAMDDFAKSKLAATNKELVEERAFVADMIK from the coding sequence ATGAAACCTCCCATCCGTGTTGCAGTCACCGGCGCCGCCGGTCAAATCGGTTACGCCCTTCTGTTCCGGATCGCCTCCGGCGCGATGTTCGGCGCGGACCAGCCGGTGATTCTCCAGCTGATCGAAGCTCCGTTCGAGAAGGCCATGAAGGCCCTCGAAGGCGTCGCGATGGAATTGGACGACTGTGCGTTCCCGCTGCTCAAGGGCATCGTGCAAACCGACAAGCCGGAAGTCGGCTTCAAGGATGCCAACTGGTGCCTGCTCATCGGCGCCAAGCCGCGCGGTCCGGGCATGGAGCGCGCCGACCTGCTGAAGGACAACGGCAAGATCTTCATCGGCCAGGGCCAGATCATCGATGCCGTCGCCGCGGCTGACGCGCGCGTGGCCGTCGTCGGCAATCCGGCCAATACGAACTGCATGATCGCCGCCTCGCAGGCCAAGCGGCTTCCCGCGGAGCGCTTCACGGCGATGGTCCGGCTCGACCAGAACCGCGCGCAGACCCAGCTGGCGAAGAAGGCCGGCGTCGATCTCACGGCGGTCAAGGATATCTTCATCTACGGCAATCACAGCCCGTCGATGTTCCCGTCGTTCGCGCACGCGACGATCAACGGCAAGCCCGCCACGTCGGTGATCACCGACACGGCCTGGCTGCAAGGGCCGTTCTGCGAGACGGTCGGCAAGCGCGGTGCCGCGATCATCGCCGCGCGCGGTGCGTCGTCGGCGGCGTCCGCGGCCAACGCGCTCGTCGATCACGTCCGCAGCCTCGTCACGCCGGGCGCGGTGCACTCGATCGCGGTCAAATCGAACGGCGCCTACGGCTTCGACGCGAACGTCTGGGCCGGTATGCCCGTGCGTACGACCACGCCCGGCAGCTATGAGGTCATCACCGGCTACGCGATGGACGACTTCGCGAAGTCGAAGCTCGCCGCGACGAACAAGGAGCTCGTCGAGGAGCGCGCGTTCGTGGCCGACATGATCAAGTAA